In Vanrija pseudolonga chromosome 4, complete sequence, a single window of DNA contains:
- the BQ2027_MB2248C gene encoding Putative hydrolase, with protein MGTLQNMPTLTPTPSMAEKSGTRTPPESTPERKPAPPPTRAQRALLTLFKLCTLLICAVAIRSAYNPEPLLRLPDFFGKHKHKHKHPHRWDAGKPVFRTPDATLGWHKCPDNPANQTFYCAFFDAPLNWNEVEENPDEKDWRKWKGGDKVVDTARIFLRMYPATSPDRLGSMLFNPGGPGGSGNAFLYRLAEEFSNITEGRYDLIGFDPRGVNMTSPRMKTHDNAYAQALFKVANQPPVQEGDPTNPVNTSIPEQFDREYARLAKIQQLGETQFTLVRNFTTEKERKSVSTPFMVRDLAAIVDALGDKDRLLNYWGFSYGTILGAHFAAIKPERVGRLVLDGVSHSGDYTGSLEAWGQSSMTDTFKTYEQFFLECVKAGTARCALAERVPAKLDDETDEAYIPRAAFSLMIQTGEFLNALWKKPLVVKESKYGPGIVTAEQVSLALGQMLYQPVRWQGVAIALHEAMNGNATLARDYLPQPWHEALVADPEKARRLDTDNVFGEPVAETDSAIFSILCSDQPAINEDALGDLVHLSGDLLLKSPLAPLWMLIMTPCTKWADRPYERYPGPWTRKEGLRKPKNPILWIGNTYDPVTPLASAQRMVEGFGPDSSRLLVHDGRGHCTSAEPSLCTGKALSDFFVRGILPAEGTVCKAEEGFIFPDKNATLAVAGADAQLYDVLRRIAERQAEH; from the exons ATGGGCACACTGCAGAACATGCCCACGCTtacgcccacgcccagcatGGCCGAGAAGAGCGGGACACGCACTCCTCCGGAGTCGACGCCGGAGCGCAAGCCCGCGCCTCCGCCGACCCGCGCCCAACGCGCCCTGCTCACGCTGTTCAAGCTCTGCACGTTGCTCATCTGCGCCGTGGCCATCCGCTCGGCCTACAACCCCGAGCCGCTGCTCCGCCTGCCCGACTTCTTCGGCAAACACAAACACAAGCACAAGCATCCGCACCGATGGGACGCGGGCAAGCCCGTCTTCCGCACGCCGGACGCAACGCTCGGCTGGCACAAGTGTCCCGACAACCCCGCCAACCAGACCTTTTACTGCGCGTTCTTCGACGCCCCGCTCAACTGGaacgaggtggaggagaaCCCCGACGAGAAGGACTGGCGCAAGTGGAAGGGCGgggacaaggtcgtcgacacggcgcgcatCTTCCTGCGCATGTACCCCGCCACGAGCCCAGACCGGCTCGGCTCGATGCTGTTCAACCCCGGCGGGCCTGGCGGATCGGGCAACGCGTTCCTCtaccgcctcgccgaggagttCAGCAACATCACCGAGGGGCGGTACGACCTCATTGGGTTCGACCCGCGCGGCGTCAACATGACGAGCCCGCGCATGAAGACGCACGACAACGCGTACGCGCAGGCCCTGTTCAAGGTCGCCAACCAGCCGCCCGTGCAGGAGGGCGACCCGACCAACCCCGTCAACACGAGCATCCCGGagcag TTCGACCGCGAGTACGCCCGCCTGGCCAAGATCCAGCAGCTGGGCGAGACGCAGTTCACGCTCGTGCGCAACTTTACCACTGAGAAGGAGCGCAAGTCGGTCTCGACGCCGTTCATggtgcgcgacctcgcggcgattgtcgacgcgctcggcgacaaggacCGTCTGCTCAACTACTGGGGCTTTAGCTACGGCACGATTCTCGGCGCGCACTTTGCGGCCATCAAGCCTGAGCGCGTGGGCCGGCtggtgctcgacggcgtgtcgC ACTCGGGCGACTACACCGGCTCGCTTGAGGCCTGGGGCCAGTCGTCCATGACGGACACGTTTAAGACGTATGAGCAGTTCTTCCTCGAGTGTGTCAAGGCTGGCACGGCGCGAtgtgcgctcgccgagcgcgtgcccGCCAAgctggacgacgagacggacgaAGCATACATCCCAcgcgcggccttctcgctCATGATCCAGACGGGCGAGTTCTTGAATGCGTTGTGGAAGAAGCCCCTCGTGGTCAAGGAGAGCAAGTACGGCCCCGGGATCGTGACTGCCGAGCAGGTCTCGCTTGCG CTCGGACAAATGCTCTACCAGCCGGTGCGGTGGCAGGGTGTAGCTATCGCGTTGCACGAGGCCATGAACGGCAACGCgaccctcgcgcgcgactACCTCCCGCAGCCGTGGcacgaggcgctcgtcgccgaccccgaaaaggcgcgccgcctcgacacGGACAACGTGTTTGGTGAGCCCGTCGCAGAGACAGACTCGGCCATCTTCTCCATCCTGTGCAGCGACCAGCCAGCGATCaacgaggacgcgctcggcgacctcgtccacctcaGCGGTGAT CTCCTTCTCAAGAGCCCCCTCGCACCCCTGTGGATGCTCATCATGACGCCGTGCACAAAGTGGGCTGACCGCCCGTACGAGCGCTACCCCGGCCCGTGGACGCGCAAAGAGGGCCTGAGGAAGCCCAAGAACCCGATCCTGTGGATCGGGAACACGTATGATCC CGTCACGCCACTtgcgtcggcgcagcgcatGGTCGAGGGCTTTGGGCCCGACTCGTCCCGCCTGCTCGTGCACGACGGCAGGGGCCACTGCACGTCTGCCGAGCCGTCGCTGTGCACGGGCAAGGCGCTGTCCGACTTCTTCGTGCGCGGTATCCTCCCAGCCGAAGGCACCGTGTGTAAGGCGGAAGAGGGTTTCATCTTCCCAGACAAGAATGCCACGCTGGCcgttgccggcgccgacgcccagctGTATGACGTCTTGCGTCGCATCGCAGAGCGCCAGGCCGAGCACTAG